From the genome of Blautia pseudococcoides, one region includes:
- a CDS encoding YesL family protein, giving the protein MGNGTIFGYDGKYVKVIDKIFNTIVLSVFWLIGCLPIITIGVSTTAMYYTAVKVIKKEEGYVLEQFLRSYRRNLKDGILLEILFAAVLFILQLNVGILQAETSGYIGLFFICLYYGVSIYAAGMLCYVFPALSRFEMPMGWILKLSMFMTGRYFLTTVVLLFILVSSAAIVAWIPYAMIVVPGGAALLCSEFMERVLKKHEPKIEELEESQL; this is encoded by the coding sequence ATGGGCAACGGTACGATATTTGGTTATGACGGTAAATATGTAAAGGTGATAGATAAGATATTCAATACGATCGTGTTGAGTGTATTCTGGCTGATTGGATGTCTCCCCATCATAACGATCGGCGTATCCACAACTGCCATGTACTATACTGCAGTGAAGGTGATCAAAAAAGAAGAGGGATATGTACTGGAACAGTTTCTAAGATCATACAGAAGAAATTTAAAGGACGGTATTCTTCTCGAAATACTCTTCGCGGCGGTATTATTTATCCTGCAGTTAAATGTGGGAATTTTGCAGGCAGAGACTTCGGGATATATAGGCTTGTTTTTTATCTGTCTGTACTATGGTGTGAGCATTTATGCGGCGGGAATGCTCTGTTATGTATTCCCTGCACTTTCCAGATTTGAGATGCCTATGGGATGGATTTTGAAGCTGTCCATGTTCATGACAGGGCGTTATTTCCTGACAACGGTTGTGCTGCTGTTTATTTTAGTATCCTCTGCTGCGATCGTGGCATGGATACCCTATGCCATGATTGTTGTGCCGGGAGGAGCAGCTTTACTTTGTTCTGAGTTTATGGAGCGGGTACTCAAAAAGCATGAACCTAAAATAGAAGAACTGGAGGAATCACAGCTATGA
- a CDS encoding glycoside hydrolase family 31 protein, whose product MLKQVGNKLYRRQDKELLLIEPWGKNSLRVRATQRSAFIPDTDSALLEPEAADVQISVEGKKAVITNGKLTCKVMDNGVLQYYNQDGKLLLEEYDRTRDMYEGSGKFASALEILPRTFNPRQCSDNFKLTVRFEAYKDEKFYGMGQYQQPYLDMKGCIIELAHRNSQASVPFAMSDRGYGILWNNPAIGQVTFGKNVTEWTAESTKQMDYWITAGDTPAEIEESYADATGKVPMMPDYGMGFWQCKLRYQTQDEILEVAREYKRRGLPIDVIVADFFHWPHQGDWKFDKDYWPDPAAMVRELKEMGIELMVSIWPTVDAESDNYEEMTELGYLTRSEYGKRIGQLGDACIIDVTNPDGRNYVWEKIKKNYYDLGIKIFWLDEAEPEFTGYEFEHYRYFLGADMEVGNLYPKYYARMAYEGMEAQGQENIVNLLRCAWAGSQKYGALVWSGDIDSSFRALRNQLAAGLNMGISGIPWWTTDIGGFHGGNIHDDAFKECFVRWFAFGAFCPVMRLHGFREPFKEPLGTTGGGKHISGAENEVWSYGEEVYEICKKYMELREKMRPYVKTLMQDAHEKGTPVMRPLFYDFPDDKKAWEIEDQYMFGSKVLVCPVLYEGVRERNVYLPEGKWKNINDNRIYQGGAEYTCAAPYDSIPVFVKAGELEDIF is encoded by the coding sequence ATGCTGAAACAAGTGGGTAACAAGTTATACAGAAGACAGGATAAGGAATTGCTTCTGATCGAGCCATGGGGGAAAAACAGCCTGCGCGTGCGTGCCACACAGCGAAGTGCTTTTATTCCGGATACGGACAGTGCGCTTCTTGAGCCTGAAGCCGCAGATGTGCAGATTTCCGTTGAAGGGAAAAAGGCAGTTATCACCAACGGCAAATTAACCTGTAAAGTCATGGACAATGGAGTGCTCCAATATTATAATCAGGATGGAAAGCTTCTTTTGGAGGAGTATGACCGTACCAGGGACATGTATGAGGGAAGCGGCAAATTTGCCAGTGCGCTGGAGATTCTGCCCCGCACGTTTAATCCTCGCCAGTGCTCCGATAATTTTAAACTGACTGTCCGGTTTGAAGCATATAAGGATGAGAAATTTTACGGTATGGGGCAGTATCAGCAGCCATATCTGGATATGAAGGGCTGCATCATTGAGCTGGCCCACAGAAACTCACAGGCAAGTGTTCCTTTTGCCATGTCAGACAGAGGTTATGGAATCCTCTGGAACAACCCGGCCATTGGCCAGGTTACTTTCGGAAAAAATGTTACGGAATGGACCGCAGAGTCAACCAAGCAGATGGATTACTGGATCACTGCGGGAGATACCCCGGCTGAAATCGAGGAGTCTTATGCAGATGCCACAGGTAAAGTTCCCATGATGCCGGATTACGGAATGGGATTCTGGCAGTGCAAGCTGCGTTACCAGACTCAGGATGAGATTCTGGAGGTTGCCAGGGAATATAAGAGAAGAGGCCTTCCCATAGATGTCATTGTTGCGGATTTCTTCCACTGGCCTCACCAGGGAGACTGGAAATTCGATAAAGACTATTGGCCGGACCCGGCAGCCATGGTAAGGGAATTGAAAGAGATGGGCATTGAACTGATGGTATCCATCTGGCCTACGGTTGACGCGGAGAGTGATAATTATGAGGAAATGACAGAGCTGGGCTATCTGACGCGTTCCGAGTATGGAAAGCGGATCGGACAGCTTGGGGACGCCTGCATTATAGATGTGACAAATCCTGACGGAAGAAATTATGTGTGGGAAAAGATAAAGAAAAATTATTATGACCTGGGCATTAAAATCTTCTGGCTGGATGAGGCGGAGCCTGAATTTACAGGATATGAATTTGAACATTACCGGTATTTCCTGGGCGCTGACATGGAAGTAGGAAATCTATATCCCAAATATTACGCGCGTATGGCTTATGAGGGCATGGAAGCACAGGGACAAGAGAACATCGTGAATCTTCTCCGCTGTGCATGGGCAGGCAGCCAGAAATACGGTGCCCTGGTTTGGTCAGGAGATATTGACTCCTCTTTCCGCGCGCTGAGAAACCAGCTTGCAGCAGGTCTTAACATGGGAATCTCCGGCATTCCGTGGTGGACAACCGATATCGGCGGGTTCCACGGCGGCAACATCCATGATGATGCATTTAAAGAGTGCTTTGTCAGATGGTTTGCCTTTGGTGCTTTCTGCCCGGTTATGAGACTGCACGGGTTCCGCGAACCGTTTAAAGAGCCTCTTGGAACCACGGGAGGAGGAAAACATATAAGCGGAGCGGAAAATGAAGTATGGAGCTACGGGGAAGAAGTATACGAAATCTGCAAAAAGTATATGGAACTGCGTGAGAAAATGCGCCCGTATGTGAAGACGCTGATGCAGGATGCCCATGAAAAAGGAACACCTGTCATGCGTCCGCTGTTCTATGATTTCCCGGATGACAAAAAAGCCTGGGAGATTGAGGACCAGTACATGTTTGGAAGCAAAGTGCTTGTCTGCCCTGTGCTGTATGAAGGTGTCAGAGAACGGAATGTTTATCTGCCGGAGGGTAAATGGAAAAATATCAATGACAACAGGATATACCAAGGCGGCGCGGAATATACGTGCGCTGCACCGTATGACAGCATTCCGGTATTTGTAAAAGCAGGGGAACTGGAAGACATTTTTTGA
- the yicI gene encoding alpha-xylosidase has protein sequence MRFTNGYWMLREEMTPAYAVEYAGHTVKGDELVVYLPGKHIAGRGDALNIPMLTITLSTPMEGVIKVSAVHHAGALYKGPFAEIKNDHPHAEITETNESLSFASGSLKAVIDKTPHAYKLAFYEGDKFLTESSFRNLAHMQNRETGKKYMVEQLLIDVGEYVYGLGERFTPFVKNGQTVEMWNEDGGTASEIAYKNIPFYITNKGYGVLVDNEGDVAYEIASEKVERIQFSVEGERLDYYFISGQSPMGTVEKYTELTGKPALPPAWSFGLWLTTSFTTDYDEDTTSGFIQGMADRDIPLHVFHFDCYWMEAFEWCNFKWDPNVTTDPKSMLQRYHDRGLKICVWINPYIAQRSCLFEEGSKKGYLVKRTDGSVWQTDLWQPGMGLVDFTNPDACVWYQSKLKTLLDMGVDCFKTDFGERVPVKDIAYFDGSDPVKMHNYYTYLYNQTVFRLLEEERGKGDAVLFARSATVGGQKFPAHWGGDCSATYVSMAETLRGGLSLALSGFGFWSHDISGFEQTAPADIYKRWCQFGLLSSHSRLHGSSSYRVPWLFDGEACVVLKEFVNLKCRLMPYLYGQAVRAHEYGTPVLRPMFLDFPTDRACDTLDRQYMFGSSLLAAPIFKESGEVDYYLPKGTWVNLITGETREGGNWYKEVHDYHSLPLMVKENTILPMGNNDQEPEYDFADGVTLLLSVFADGKEAEAEIPDCRGNVVMKAHARCHDGEIMVHVDGGNGNYSVKSLAGQTFKMV, from the coding sequence ATGAGATTTACCAATGGATATTGGATGTTAAGAGAAGAAATGACCCCGGCCTATGCCGTAGAATACGCAGGCCATACCGTTAAGGGAGACGAACTGGTCGTTTATCTCCCCGGAAAACATATTGCAGGCAGAGGGGATGCCCTGAACATTCCCATGCTGACCATCACACTTTCAACACCCATGGAGGGGGTCATCAAGGTGTCTGCTGTCCACCATGCAGGCGCGCTTTATAAAGGGCCTTTTGCAGAAATAAAAAATGACCATCCCCATGCGGAAATTACTGAGACAAACGAGAGCCTTTCCTTTGCCAGCGGCAGTCTGAAGGCTGTGATCGACAAAACCCCCCATGCGTACAAGCTGGCTTTTTATGAGGGAGATAAATTCCTGACAGAGTCCAGTTTCCGCAACCTTGCACATATGCAGAACAGGGAAACCGGTAAGAAGTATATGGTGGAACAGCTTCTCATTGATGTGGGTGAGTATGTATACGGTCTTGGCGAGCGTTTTACACCGTTTGTGAAGAATGGGCAGACCGTTGAAATGTGGAATGAAGACGGCGGCACAGCCAGTGAGATCGCCTACAAAAATATACCTTTTTATATTACCAACAAGGGATATGGGGTCCTGGTGGACAATGAGGGGGATGTGGCCTATGAGATCGCCAGTGAGAAGGTGGAGAGGATCCAGTTCTCCGTGGAAGGGGAGCGTCTGGACTATTATTTCATCAGCGGGCAAAGCCCAATGGGGACCGTGGAAAAATACACAGAGCTGACCGGAAAACCGGCACTGCCTCCTGCCTGGTCTTTTGGCCTCTGGCTCACCACATCCTTTACCACTGATTACGATGAGGACACCACCTCCGGGTTTATACAGGGGATGGCTGACAGGGATATTCCGCTGCATGTGTTCCACTTTGACTGTTACTGGATGGAGGCCTTTGAGTGGTGTAACTTCAAATGGGACCCCAATGTGACCACAGATCCCAAATCCATGCTGCAGAGATACCATGACAGAGGTCTGAAGATCTGTGTATGGATCAACCCTTATATTGCCCAGAGATCCTGCCTGTTTGAGGAAGGCAGCAAGAAGGGATATCTGGTAAAACGCACAGACGGAAGTGTATGGCAGACGGATTTGTGGCAGCCGGGAATGGGGCTGGTGGATTTCACCAATCCGGATGCCTGCGTGTGGTATCAGAGCAAACTGAAGACACTTCTGGACATGGGTGTGGACTGCTTTAAGACGGACTTCGGTGAGAGGGTGCCTGTAAAGGATATTGCATATTTTGACGGCTCAGACCCGGTAAAGATGCACAATTATTATACATATTTATATAACCAGACCGTGTTCCGGCTTTTGGAGGAAGAAAGAGGAAAAGGAGATGCTGTGCTCTTTGCCCGCTCCGCAACTGTAGGCGGACAGAAATTCCCGGCACACTGGGGCGGTGACTGCTCCGCCACCTATGTTTCCATGGCTGAAACCCTGCGGGGGGGATTGTCCCTTGCTCTTAGCGGTTTCGGTTTCTGGAGCCATGATATCAGCGGATTTGAGCAGACAGCTCCCGCGGATATTTACAAACGCTGGTGCCAGTTCGGGCTTTTAAGCTCACACAGCCGTTTGCACGGTTCTTCCTCTTACCGTGTGCCATGGCTTTTTGATGGGGAAGCCTGCGTGGTGCTGAAAGAGTTTGTCAACCTGAAATGCCGTCTTATGCCGTATCTGTACGGACAGGCTGTACGTGCTCACGAATACGGGACACCGGTTCTGCGGCCTATGTTCCTGGATTTCCCAACAGACAGGGCCTGCGACACACTGGACCGCCAGTACATGTTCGGTTCCTCTCTGCTTGCGGCGCCCATATTTAAGGAGTCAGGCGAAGTGGATTACTATCTGCCAAAGGGAACCTGGGTGAACCTGATCACAGGGGAGACAAGAGAAGGCGGCAACTGGTATAAGGAAGTCCATGACTATCATTCCCTGCCATTGATGGTGAAAGAAAATACAATTCTGCCTATGGGAAATAATGATCAGGAACCAGAGTATGATTTTGCGGACGGCGTGACCCTTCTTCTGTCTGTGTTTGCGGATGGAAAAGAAGCGGAAGCGGAAATTCCGGACTGCAGGGGGAATGTGGTGATGAAGGCTCATGCCCGGTGTCATGACGGTGAGATCATGGTACATGTGGATGGTGGAAATGGAAACTATTCGGTAAAGAGCCTTGCGGGACAGACATTTAAAATGGTATAA
- a CDS encoding glycoside hydrolase family 31 protein: MTDIIKREDASTGDFRSDNEFLLGYFEEKDHALYYRYDAEHVIVEPWGRNSLRVRASKMPQMPDELWALDGKPEGCEEALVLIHDFSAEITNGNIKAVINNIGKLTFYNQKGEVLLEEYVRNREDMFADTCSSLEVEAREFKPIIGGDYQLTMRFESNPQEKIYGMGQYQQKFLNVKGAELELAHRNSQASVPFALSSLGYGFLWNNPAIGRVSFNKNITTWEVKSTKKLDYWITAGDTPADIEEAYADATGKVPMMPEYGMGFWQCKLRYQTQEELLEVAREYKRRQIPIDVIVVDFFHWPKQGDWRFDETYWPDPDAMIAELKEMGIELMVSIWPMVDYKSENFVEMKAKGLLTRVEKGVRIDNTYMGNTIQYDPTNPEAREYVWNKAKQNYYDKGVKIFWLDEAEPEYTVYDFENYRYHLGPNIQIGNVYPAMYAQTFFEGMRKEGQENIVNLLRCAWAGSQRYGALVWSGDIHSSFESLQNQFAAGLNMGIAGIPWWTTDIGGFFGADIHDEEFHEVLIRWFEYGTFCPVMRLHGYRMPYQPQYGTTGGAACVSGAPNEIWSYGDKVYEICKKYIEMREAMRPYVRSLMEEAHEKGTPVMRPLFYDFPEDKKCWDNETQYMFGPEILVAPVMEKGRKEKEVYLPAGASWKNVWTDQTYQGGQTVTVPAPMEQIPLFTKNGFKLNF, encoded by the coding sequence ATGACGGATATTATAAAAAGAGAAGATGCATCAACAGGAGATTTTCGTTCGGACAATGAGTTTTTACTGGGATATTTTGAGGAAAAGGATCATGCACTGTATTACCGCTATGATGCGGAGCATGTCATTGTGGAACCCTGGGGGAGAAACAGCCTCCGTGTCCGCGCATCCAAGATGCCGCAGATGCCTGATGAACTTTGGGCGCTGGATGGAAAGCCGGAGGGATGCGAAGAAGCCTTGGTTTTAATACATGATTTTTCAGCAGAGATCACCAATGGAAATATCAAGGCAGTAATAAATAATATCGGTAAGCTAACCTTTTATAACCAAAAGGGTGAAGTGCTTCTTGAAGAATATGTCCGCAACAGAGAGGACATGTTTGCTGATACCTGCAGTTCCCTGGAGGTAGAGGCAAGGGAATTCAAACCGATCATCGGAGGCGATTACCAGCTTACCATGCGGTTTGAATCCAATCCCCAGGAGAAGATTTACGGCATGGGGCAGTACCAGCAGAAGTTCTTAAACGTAAAAGGAGCAGAGCTGGAACTGGCACACAGAAATTCACAGGCCAGCGTGCCATTCGCATTGTCGTCTCTGGGTTATGGGTTCTTATGGAATAATCCGGCGATCGGACGTGTCAGCTTTAATAAAAATATTACCACATGGGAAGTAAAGTCCACCAAGAAACTGGATTACTGGATCACGGCAGGGGATACGCCGGCTGATATTGAGGAAGCCTATGCGGATGCCACAGGTAAAGTTCCCATGATGCCTGAATACGGAATGGGATTCTGGCAGTGTAAGCTAAGATACCAGACACAGGAAGAGCTTTTAGAGGTGGCAAGAGAGTATAAACGCCGCCAGATTCCCATAGATGTCATTGTTGTGGATTTCTTCCACTGGCCGAAACAGGGTGACTGGAGATTTGATGAGACATATTGGCCCGATCCGGATGCCATGATCGCCGAGCTGAAGGAGATGGGAATAGAACTGATGGTATCCATCTGGCCTATGGTGGACTATAAGAGTGAGAATTTTGTGGAGATGAAGGCAAAAGGGCTACTCACACGGGTGGAAAAAGGTGTCCGCATTGACAACACTTATATGGGCAATACCATCCAGTATGACCCAACCAATCCGGAAGCCAGAGAGTATGTGTGGAATAAGGCAAAACAGAACTATTATGACAAAGGCGTGAAGATTTTCTGGCTGGATGAAGCGGAACCGGAATATACCGTGTATGATTTTGAAAATTACCGTTACCACCTGGGGCCGAATATTCAGATCGGAAATGTCTATCCGGCAATGTATGCACAGACTTTCTTTGAAGGTATGAGAAAAGAAGGGCAGGAGAATATCGTCAACTTACTGCGCTGTGCCTGGGCTGGAAGCCAGAGATACGGAGCACTGGTATGGTCGGGGGATATCCACTCCTCCTTTGAAAGCCTTCAGAACCAGTTCGCGGCGGGCCTCAATATGGGGATCGCGGGTATTCCCTGGTGGACAACCGATATCGGCGGATTTTTCGGGGCAGACATCCATGATGAGGAATTTCATGAGGTGCTGATCCGATGGTTTGAATACGGTACCTTCTGTCCGGTTATGAGGCTGCACGGCTACCGTATGCCATACCAGCCTCAGTATGGGACCACAGGCGGGGCAGCGTGTGTATCCGGAGCCCCTAATGAAATCTGGTCTTACGGAGATAAGGTTTATGAAATCTGTAAGAAATACATTGAGATGCGTGAAGCCATGCGTCCCTATGTGCGCAGTCTGATGGAGGAAGCCCACGAGAAGGGAACTCCTGTCATGAGACCTCTGTTTTATGATTTCCCGGAGGATAAAAAGTGCTGGGATAATGAGACACAGTATATGTTTGGGCCTGAAATATTAGTTGCCCCGGTTATGGAAAAAGGCCGGAAGGAAAAAGAAGTATATCTTCCCGCAGGGGCTTCCTGGAAAAATGTATGGACAGACCAGACTTATCAGGGCGGCCAGACAGTCACTGTCCCTGCACCTATGGAACAGATCCCGCTTTTTACAAAAAATGGTTTTAAATTGAACTTCTAA
- a CDS encoding carbohydrate ABC transporter permease, whose protein sequence is MAGKVKISSSKEKRKNIINCVIAVIIAILFLFPIYWILAMSFKSDAESFGKLVTYYPHNFTLEPWIKNFQDAEFLSSLRNSICIAFLSMVISLVFGIPAAYGMGRYRVPGRKVFLLTFLVTQMLPASLMLTPMYLIFNKLHLLGTYLGPSLAIASGSVPFIVVTLRPYFKSVPTSLDDAARIDGCGVFRSFFKIMIPAIKTGVITVVVISFLGGWNDLAYSMTFNVKPDMRPLTANIYKFQSKYGTKWNCIMAYGAILVLPVILLFVFLQKYIVGGLTAGAVKE, encoded by the coding sequence ATGGCAGGAAAAGTAAAAATATCAAGTTCCAAAGAAAAGAGAAAAAATATAATCAACTGTGTGATTGCGGTTATCATTGCCATTCTGTTCCTGTTTCCGATTTATTGGATCCTGGCTATGTCTTTTAAATCAGACGCAGAATCTTTCGGCAAATTGGTGACCTATTATCCTCACAACTTTACCCTGGAGCCCTGGATCAAAAATTTCCAGGATGCAGAGTTTCTGTCATCTCTGAGGAACAGCATCTGCATTGCCTTTTTATCCATGGTCATCTCACTGGTGTTTGGTATTCCGGCAGCTTACGGTATGGGGCGTTATAGAGTACCGGGCAGAAAAGTATTCCTGCTCACCTTCCTTGTGACCCAGATGCTTCCGGCATCCCTTATGCTGACACCTATGTACCTGATTTTCAACAAGCTGCATTTATTAGGAACTTACTTAGGCCCATCCCTGGCCATCGCTTCCGGGTCGGTACCGTTTATTGTTGTAACCCTGAGACCTTATTTCAAGAGCGTGCCCACGTCCCTGGATGATGCGGCCAGAATTGACGGCTGCGGCGTGTTCAGATCCTTCTTCAAGATCATGATCCCGGCGATCAAGACAGGTGTTATCACAGTTGTGGTTATATCCTTCCTGGGCGGCTGGAATGACCTGGCATACTCCATGACATTTAATGTGAAACCGGATATGCGTCCATTGACAGCCAATATCTATAAATTCCAGAGTAAGTACGGAACGAAATGGAACTGTATCATGGCATACGGAGCAATTTTGGTACTGCCGGTCATCCTGCTGTTTGTCTTCCTGCAGAAATACATTGTGGGCGGTTTGACGGCAGGTGCGGTGAAAGAATAA
- a CDS encoding carbohydrate ABC transporter permease — protein sequence MKMSMAAKKRREGYTFILPGFIYMLVVLGYPLVYNFVLSFRNVNVKTFKGGTDVFVGLSNYIELFHNETFLMVFKNTFIFTIGCLVVQFTIGFIFALFFSKKFTLAGPIRGMILVGYMMPMSVTALLGKNMFDVSSGVINDLFMKLGLINAPVEWLLNGSTAMIAIIAVNCWVGIPFNMLLLTSGLTGISTEIYESAEVDGANPLQRFLYITLPLMKPAILSVLMLGFIYTFKAFDLMFVMTSGGPLNSTDVLGTYAYTLSFKQYEFSLGSTAAIILFACLFIVGLFYLRLISKEDD from the coding sequence ATGAAAATGTCCATGGCGGCGAAAAAGAGAAGAGAAGGTTATACCTTTATCCTTCCGGGATTCATTTATATGCTGGTTGTTCTGGGATATCCGCTTGTTTACAACTTTGTACTCAGCTTTAGGAACGTAAATGTAAAGACCTTCAAAGGAGGAACCGACGTCTTTGTTGGCCTGTCCAACTATATAGAATTATTTCACAATGAAACATTTTTGATGGTATTTAAAAATACCTTTATATTTACCATTGGATGTTTGGTTGTGCAGTTTACGATCGGGTTTATTTTCGCGTTGTTTTTTTCAAAGAAATTTACACTTGCCGGCCCGATCCGTGGTATGATCTTGGTGGGATATATGATGCCCATGTCCGTTACGGCTTTGCTGGGCAAGAATATGTTCGACGTATCCAGCGGTGTGATCAATGACCTGTTTATGAAGTTAGGGCTGATCAATGCGCCTGTGGAGTGGCTTCTGAATGGAAGTACCGCCATGATCGCGATCATCGCGGTGAACTGCTGGGTTGGTATTCCGTTCAATATGCTGCTTTTGACTTCCGGTCTGACAGGAATTTCAACGGAGATTTACGAGAGCGCGGAGGTGGACGGCGCAAATCCGTTGCAGAGATTTCTCTATATCACACTTCCGCTTATGAAACCGGCTATTTTATCTGTACTTATGTTAGGTTTTATCTATACCTTTAAAGCATTCGACCTGATGTTTGTTATGACAAGCGGAGGACCTCTAAACTCTACGGATGTTCTTGGTACATATGCCTATACATTGTCCTTCAAACAGTATGAATTCTCCTTAGGTTCTACAGCGGCGATCATCTTGTTCGCATGTCTGTTCATTGTGGGACTATTCTACTTGCGTCTCATATCAAAGGAGGATGATTAG